A genomic region of Papaver somniferum cultivar HN1 chromosome 7, ASM357369v1, whole genome shotgun sequence contains the following coding sequences:
- the LOC113298426 gene encoding uncharacterized protein LOC113298426 — MEHSLWGHLPLLMRSNSKESIEYIFQALWRTRKTGLDSTDRDVIKDMLQLDHANDLDPLLVCLRMLIRRCINENDIQKLFPREVSPELQRLLTILFQKFQGEWRNDEYKDQGILPRLKTMTWNMADHDTESTDPAAVINLKLLDDTQSVLGETEVKFQVEKDTLQTMLKSMYCIRDQLSNTGGASNGQAQAQETSIL; from the exons ATGGAACATTCACTTTGGGGACATCTGCCATTATTGATGAGATCAAATTCCAAGGAATCAATCGAATACATATTTCAAGCTCTATGGAGAACAAGAAAAACTGGTCTTGATTCAACTGATCGTGATGTTATCAAAGATATGCTCCAACTTGACCATGCAAACGATCTTGATCCA CTATTGGTATGTTTAAGAATGTTGATAAGAAGATGTATCAATGAAAATGATATTCAAAAGCTGTTTCCTCGTGAAGTTTCACCGGAATTACAAAGATTATTAACGATTCTATTTCAGAAATTTCAAGGAGAGTGGAGAAATGACGAATACAAGGATCAG GGAATTTTACCTCGTTTAAAGACAATGACATGGAACATGGCAGATCATGACACAGAATCAACAGATCCTGCTGCAGTTATAAATTTGAAG CTCCTAGATGATACACAATCTGTATTAGGTGAAACAGAAGTGAAATTCCAAGTGGAAAAAGACACTCTACAAACAATGCTGAAATCCATGTATTGCATAAGAGATCAGTTGTCTAATACG GGTGGGGCTTCTAATGGACAAGCTCAAGCTCAAGAAACTAGTATACTATAG